The following are encoded in a window of Francisella tularensis subsp. tularensis genomic DNA:
- the glgC gene encoding glucose-1-phosphate adenylyltransferase, which produces MDNHNSSHQLYKKAMALVLAGGRGSRLYNLTDTRAKPAVYFGGKFRIIDFALSNCLNSGIRRIGVVTQYKSHSLLRHLQRGWGFLRGELNEFIDLLPAQQRVDEEHWYRGTADAVYQNIDILRSYGPEYVIVLAGDHIYKMDYSIMLRDHAQSGYKCTVGCVEIAKEEAYAFGIMGIDENRKITSFIEKPKKNAPTIPGTTDRCYASMGIYIFNSDYLYDLLEEDITNKESSHDFGKDIIPRVVSENQALAHPFSMSCVPRCEGIEPYWRDVGTIDAFWEANLDLAANMPELNIYDKDWPVWTAQEQLPPVKFVPDRNGNHGVITNTLASGGCIVLGSEISKSLMFSKVRVLAGCKIDQCVIMPEVVVGENCRLKKVVIDKGCDIPAGMVIGEDPIEDAKNFYRTDKGVVLVTKKMIDELKEK; this is translated from the coding sequence ATGGATAATCATAATTCATCACATCAGTTGTACAAAAAAGCTATGGCATTAGTTTTAGCTGGAGGACGTGGGTCACGTTTATACAACTTAACTGATACTAGAGCAAAACCAGCAGTATATTTCGGAGGCAAATTCAGGATTATCGATTTTGCGCTATCGAACTGTCTAAACTCTGGTATTCGTAGGATAGGGGTAGTAACTCAGTATAAGTCACATTCATTATTACGCCATTTACAACGTGGTTGGGGCTTTTTACGTGGAGAGTTAAATGAATTTATAGATCTCTTACCGGCGCAACAGAGAGTTGATGAAGAACATTGGTATAGAGGTACAGCAGATGCTGTTTACCAGAATATCGATATTTTACGCTCATATGGTCCTGAGTATGTGATAGTTCTAGCAGGAGATCATATCTACAAGATGGACTATTCTATCATGCTAAGAGATCATGCTCAAAGTGGTTATAAATGTACCGTAGGGTGTGTTGAAATTGCTAAAGAGGAAGCGTATGCATTTGGTATAATGGGTATAGATGAAAATCGTAAAATCACAAGCTTTATCGAAAAGCCGAAAAAAAATGCACCAACGATCCCAGGGACTACTGATAGATGCTATGCAAGTATGGGTATTTATATATTTAATTCTGACTATTTATACGACTTACTTGAAGAAGATATTACAAATAAAGAGTCAAGCCATGATTTTGGTAAAGATATAATTCCAAGAGTGGTTAGTGAAAATCAAGCTTTAGCTCATCCATTTAGTATGTCATGTGTGCCTAGATGTGAGGGTATTGAGCCATATTGGCGAGATGTTGGTACTATTGATGCGTTTTGGGAAGCTAACCTTGATTTAGCAGCGAATATGCCTGAGCTAAATATTTATGATAAAGATTGGCCAGTTTGGACAGCACAAGAACAGCTTCCTCCAGTTAAATTTGTTCCAGATAGAAATGGCAACCATGGTGTGATTACTAATACTTTGGCATCTGGTGGCTGTATAGTGCTTGGTTCTGAGATATCTAAGTCTTTGATGTTCTCAAAAGTTAGAGTCTTGGCTGGTTGTAAGATTGATCAATGTGTGATAATGCCTGAGGTAGTAGTAGGTGAAAATTGCCGTCTGAAAAAAGTTGTGATTGATAAAGGTTGTGATATCCCAGCTGGTATGGTTATCGGTGAAGATCCTATAGAAGATGCTAAGAATTTCTATAGAACTGATAAAGGTGTGGTACTAGTAACTAAAAAAATGATAGATGAACTAAAAGAAAAATAA
- the glgA gene encoding glycogen synthase GlgA, whose protein sequence is MRVLHVCSELYPILKTGGLADVTAALPPALAGFGVDSRVLVPGFPAFINAIKDKQLLINIPSRFGAEEINIFLAKISNTKIDIYVIDAPSLFARPGNPYADSSNQAYADNYLRFALLGWVAARISEGLDAKWKPEIVHSHDWHAGLVPAYIKASELASGKKAVKTVFTVHNLAYQGLFPMSVFAELDLPGIFLSMNGLEFYGQVSFMKAGLYFADKITTVSPTYAKEIQIYEQGCGLEGLLADRHNDLYGVLNGVDPQIWNPKKDSLIATNYSSTTVATGKAKCKLALQQMMGLAEKEDALLFGIVTRLTEQKGLNLLIEAIGEITSRGGQIVLLGSGDKALEEVFLAAAKKYSKSIAVQIGYDEEQAHRIIAGSDVIMVPSRFEPCGLTQLYGLTYGTLPLVHKVGGLADTVIDSSLENLADGTATGFVFDEFSVESLTLAIRRAFALYNRKTDWKKVRKTAMQQQVTWDSSAEKIYQIYKNLVRENN, encoded by the coding sequence ATGCGCGTTTTACATGTATGTAGTGAATTATATCCAATTCTAAAAACAGGGGGTCTTGCAGATGTTACAGCTGCTTTGCCTCCTGCACTAGCTGGTTTTGGGGTTGATAGTAGGGTTTTGGTTCCAGGATTTCCAGCATTTATAAATGCTATCAAGGATAAGCAGCTTTTGATTAATATTCCTTCTCGCTTTGGTGCAGAAGAGATAAATATATTTTTAGCTAAGATTTCTAATACCAAAATTGACATATATGTAATAGACGCTCCTAGTCTATTTGCTCGTCCGGGTAATCCGTACGCAGATAGTAGTAATCAAGCTTATGCAGATAATTATCTTAGATTTGCTTTATTAGGTTGGGTAGCGGCAAGAATTTCTGAAGGCTTGGATGCTAAGTGGAAGCCAGAAATTGTTCATAGTCATGATTGGCATGCTGGATTAGTACCTGCTTATATCAAAGCAAGTGAGCTGGCATCTGGCAAAAAAGCTGTAAAAACAGTGTTCACTGTGCATAACCTTGCTTACCAAGGTCTTTTTCCAATGAGTGTTTTTGCGGAGTTAGATTTACCAGGTATATTCTTGAGTATGAATGGTTTAGAGTTTTATGGTCAAGTATCTTTTATGAAAGCTGGATTATACTTTGCTGATAAAATTACTACGGTTAGCCCAACATACGCTAAAGAGATTCAGATTTATGAGCAAGGCTGTGGTCTTGAGGGTTTGCTTGCAGATCGACATAATGACCTGTATGGAGTTCTAAATGGCGTGGATCCACAAATATGGAATCCTAAGAAAGATTCTTTAATTGCTACTAATTACTCATCTACTACAGTAGCGACAGGCAAAGCAAAGTGTAAGTTAGCATTACAGCAAATGATGGGCTTAGCTGAAAAAGAAGATGCACTTTTATTTGGTATAGTAACTCGGCTTACAGAACAAAAGGGTTTAAATCTCTTAATTGAAGCAATAGGAGAAATTACTAGTAGAGGAGGGCAGATTGTCTTATTAGGTAGTGGCGATAAAGCTTTAGAAGAAGTATTTCTAGCTGCTGCAAAAAAATATTCTAAATCAATTGCTGTACAAATAGGTTATGATGAAGAGCAAGCTCATCGTATAATTGCTGGTTCAGATGTGATAATGGTACCGTCACGCTTCGAACCATGTGGTTTAACCCAACTGTATGGCTTAACCTATGGTACTTTACCATTAGTTCACAAAGTTGGTGGATTAGCAGATACTGTTATAGACTCCTCTTTAGAGAATTTAGCTGATGGTACTGCTACTGGATTTGTCTTTGATGAGTTTAGTGTTGAGTCTCTAACTTTAGCAATTCGGAGAGCTTTTGCTTTATATAACCGTAAAACAGATTGGAAAAAAGTTAGAAAAACAGCGATGCAACAGCAAGTAACTTGGGACTCTTCAGCTGAAAAAATATATCAAATATATAAGAATTTAGTCAGAGAAAATAATTAA
- a CDS encoding glycogen/starch/alpha-glucan phosphorylase, whose amino-acid sequence MNEKNQIKLHLEKILNCDVSAANDQDLYYALLTYAKDQTAKLPEQDYKKKIYYISSEFLIGKMLISNLINLGVYNEVCQILKESGKDIVQIEEFEPEPSLGNGGLGRLAACFLDSIASLGIPGTGISLNYHYGLFKQKFKNHCQNEKPNPWIEKLGWLNKKDTSYKVDFNDFSVESQLYEIDVVGYQNNFVNKLCLFDITSVDASVIEDNITFDKTAIEKNLTLFLYPDDSDEAGHLLRIFQQYFMVSNAVSLIFSDITKKGYSLANLPEHAVVQINDTHPTLVIPELIRQLVANGIDIDKAIELVSKTAAYTNHTILAEALEKWPLRYLEKVLSKEIIDIIKYLDKKVKQQYKQADLAIIDANNCVHMAHICIHYSFSVNGVAALHTDILKKAELKHFNEIYPNKFNNKTNGITFRRWLLQANPELTNYLKSLIGDSFVQDSKQLEKLLVYHNDKNVLAKLDEIKKTKKAQFIEFASYYSGVELLENGIFDVQIKRIHEYKRQQMNALYIIYKYLEIKSGLYPKPERPINFIFGGKAAPAYIIAKDVIHLILCLQELINNDADVNQYIRVLFVENYNVSIAEKLIPAADISEQISLASKEASGTGNMKFMLNGAITLGTMDGANVEIADLVGSANIYTFGKDSNTIIDLYKTSGYKAIEYYNNPVIKNAVDFITSPTMLAIGDKNKLTRLFNELINKDWFMTLIDFVEYIKVKDKMLRDYENREDWLRMSLVNTAKSGFFSSDRTIGQYNKYIWKI is encoded by the coding sequence ATGAATGAAAAAAATCAAATTAAATTACACCTTGAAAAAATACTAAATTGTGATGTAAGTGCAGCAAATGATCAAGATTTATATTATGCGTTGTTGACTTATGCTAAAGATCAGACTGCAAAACTTCCAGAACAGGATTATAAAAAGAAAATTTATTATATTTCTAGTGAATTCTTAATAGGTAAAATGCTAATTAGCAATCTGATAAATCTAGGTGTGTATAATGAAGTCTGTCAAATACTAAAAGAAAGTGGCAAAGATATTGTACAGATTGAGGAATTTGAGCCAGAGCCATCACTTGGTAATGGTGGTCTGGGTAGATTAGCTGCATGTTTCTTGGATTCTATAGCATCACTAGGTATTCCTGGAACAGGTATTAGCTTAAATTATCATTACGGTTTGTTTAAACAAAAGTTTAAAAACCACTGTCAAAATGAGAAACCTAATCCATGGATTGAGAAATTAGGCTGGCTAAACAAAAAAGATACTAGTTACAAAGTTGATTTTAATGATTTTAGTGTTGAATCACAGTTGTATGAGATTGATGTTGTTGGTTATCAAAATAATTTTGTCAATAAGCTATGTTTATTTGATATTACTAGCGTTGATGCGAGTGTTATTGAAGATAATATTACTTTTGATAAAACGGCTATTGAGAAGAACTTAACGCTATTTTTATATCCGGATGATAGTGATGAGGCTGGACACCTTTTGAGAATATTTCAACAATATTTTATGGTTAGTAATGCCGTAAGTTTGATTTTTTCTGACATTACTAAAAAAGGCTATTCATTAGCAAATTTACCAGAGCATGCGGTTGTTCAGATTAATGATACTCATCCTACTTTAGTCATACCTGAGCTAATTCGTCAATTAGTTGCTAATGGTATAGATATCGACAAAGCTATAGAGCTTGTAAGTAAAACAGCAGCTTATACTAATCATACAATTTTAGCAGAGGCTTTAGAAAAGTGGCCTTTGAGATACTTGGAGAAAGTTTTATCTAAAGAAATCATAGATATTATCAAGTATTTAGACAAAAAAGTAAAACAACAGTATAAACAGGCAGATTTAGCTATCATCGATGCTAATAATTGTGTACATATGGCACATATTTGTATTCATTATAGCTTTAGTGTCAATGGTGTTGCAGCATTGCATACAGATATTCTTAAAAAAGCTGAATTAAAACATTTTAATGAGATATACCCAAATAAATTTAATAATAAAACTAATGGTATTACTTTCAGACGCTGGTTATTACAAGCTAACCCAGAATTAACCAATTATTTAAAAAGTTTGATTGGTGATAGCTTTGTACAAGATTCTAAACAACTTGAGAAACTATTAGTCTATCATAATGATAAAAATGTTTTAGCTAAACTTGATGAAATTAAAAAAACTAAAAAAGCTCAGTTTATTGAGTTTGCTAGCTATTATTCGGGAGTTGAACTTCTAGAAAATGGTATATTTGATGTACAAATAAAGCGTATTCATGAATATAAACGCCAACAAATGAATGCTTTATATATTATTTATAAATACCTTGAGATTAAGTCAGGGCTATATCCAAAACCTGAACGCCCAATTAATTTTATCTTTGGTGGAAAAGCAGCCCCTGCGTATATAATAGCAAAAGATGTAATTCATCTTATCTTATGTCTTCAAGAGCTTATTAATAACGATGCTGATGTTAATCAGTATATAAGAGTTTTATTCGTAGAAAATTATAATGTTAGTATTGCTGAAAAATTAATTCCTGCGGCTGATATCTCCGAGCAGATTTCATTAGCATCAAAAGAAGCTAGTGGTACTGGTAATATGAAATTTATGCTAAATGGAGCTATTACACTTGGTACTATGGACGGTGCTAATGTTGAGATTGCTGATTTGGTAGGAAGTGCAAATATTTATACTTTTGGTAAAGATAGTAATACTATAATTGATTTATATAAAACTAGTGGTTATAAAGCTATTGAGTATTATAATAATCCAGTTATTAAAAATGCGGTTGACTTTATAACTTCACCAACAATGCTGGCTATTGGTGATAAAAATAAATTAACTAGACTATTTAATGAGCTTATAAATAAGGATTGGTTTATGACTTTAATTGACTTCGTTGAGTATATTAAGGTCAAAGATAAAATGCTTAGAGATTATGAAAATCGTGAAGATTGGTTAAGAATGAGCTTAGTAAATACTGCTAAGTCAGGTTTTTTTAGCTCGGACAGAACAATTGGACAGTATAATAAATATATTTGGAAAATCTAA
- the malQ gene encoding 4-alpha-glucanotransferase, producing the protein MRKAGLLLAISSLPSWFGIGDLGKSAYEFVDILKQASIRIWQVLPLTTLGFGNSPYQSSSSFAGDEIYISLEKLADYGLLEESSLKKLNANSKKVEYELVRNFKDNYLEEAFSNFQSSKDKFEQEYNDFITQNSWVKNYAIFKAFRKVNNNQAWNFWPAEYKNWVKEKAIELDQFQQEIDYQIFLQFIFYKQWFELREYANKNNIEIMGDLPIYLGFDSADVWEHQEVFLLDEDQNPSFVAGVPPDFFSETGQLWGNPLYDWDKLKETNFDFWIDRLNGNFKLFDIVRIDHFRAFDTYWKIPASEKTAINGEWVEAPGYDFFDTVYKRIPDANIIAEDLGDLRDEVFELRDHYNLKGMKVFPFHFDLKTARFIDDANIIAYSGTHDNNTLKGWYFDELNRYQRKLLKRYFKANDKNIFSKIIKYLLSCEAEYVILPVQDVLELDGTARLNTPGTVGAPNWEWKLVDFNLLKSKTNRLAKQVSKSINH; encoded by the coding sequence ATGAGAAAAGCTGGATTATTATTAGCTATTTCAAGTTTACCTAGCTGGTTTGGCATTGGTGATTTGGGTAAAAGTGCGTATGAGTTTGTTGATATTTTAAAACAGGCTAGTATTAGAATTTGGCAGGTTTTACCTCTTACAACACTAGGTTTCGGCAACTCTCCATATCAGTCAAGCTCTTCTTTTGCTGGTGATGAAATCTACATTAGCTTAGAAAAACTAGCAGATTATGGTTTGCTTGAAGAATCATCTCTTAAAAAACTAAATGCAAACTCTAAAAAAGTTGAATATGAACTTGTTCGTAATTTCAAAGATAACTATCTCGAAGAAGCATTTAGTAATTTCCAAAGCTCAAAAGATAAATTTGAACAAGAGTATAATGATTTTATAACTCAGAATTCTTGGGTCAAAAACTATGCTATTTTTAAAGCTTTTAGAAAGGTAAATAATAACCAAGCTTGGAATTTTTGGCCTGCAGAATATAAAAACTGGGTCAAAGAGAAAGCTATAGAACTTGATCAATTTCAACAAGAGATAGATTATCAAATATTTTTACAGTTTATATTTTATAAGCAGTGGTTTGAGCTAAGAGAGTATGCTAATAAAAATAATATTGAAATTATGGGTGATTTGCCTATTTATCTAGGTTTTGATTCTGCTGATGTGTGGGAGCATCAAGAAGTATTTTTATTAGATGAGGATCAAAATCCTAGCTTTGTTGCAGGAGTTCCACCTGACTTTTTCTCAGAAACTGGTCAGCTATGGGGTAATCCTCTATATGATTGGGATAAACTCAAAGAAACAAATTTTGATTTTTGGATAGATCGACTAAATGGTAATTTCAAGCTATTTGATATTGTTAGGATTGACCATTTTAGAGCTTTTGATACATATTGGAAGATACCAGCCAGTGAAAAAACTGCTATAAATGGTGAGTGGGTAGAAGCTCCTGGCTATGATTTCTTTGATACAGTCTATAAGCGTATTCCAGATGCTAATATTATTGCGGAAGATTTAGGAGATTTGCGAGATGAAGTATTTGAGCTACGTGATCACTATAATTTAAAGGGTATGAAAGTATTCCCATTTCATTTTGATCTAAAAACAGCTAGATTTATTGATGATGCTAATATCATAGCTTATTCAGGTACTCACGATAATAATACTTTGAAAGGTTGGTATTTTGACGAGCTCAATAGATATCAAAGAAAATTATTAAAACGATATTTTAAAGCTAATGATAAAAATATCTTTAGCAAAATAATTAAGTATTTGCTTAGCTGTGAAGCTGAATATGTAATCCTGCCAGTACAAGATGTTTTAGAGTTAGATGGAACTGCTAGGCTAAATACTCCGGGTACTGTAGGTGCGCCAAACTGGGAGTGGAAGTTGGTTGATTTTAATTTACTTAAGTCAAAAACTAATCGCTTAGCTAAACAGGTATCTAAGTCTATAAATCATTAA
- the glyQ gene encoding glycine--tRNA ligase subunit alpha — MLTFQEIILKLHHYWASKGCAIVQPLDMEVGAGTFHPATTLRAIGPEPWTAAYVQPSRRPTDGRYGENPNRTQHYYQYQVVMKPSPDDIQELYLGSLRELGIDPLENDIRFVEDNWESPTLGAWGLGWEVWSNGMEITQFTYFQQVGGLECKPVMGEITYGLERLAMYIQNVDSMYDILWANTQNGPLYYRDVFLQNEVEMSTYNFEEANVEELFKQFDLLEKEGYRLVEKNLPIPAYEFVLKASHTFNLLDARHAISVTERQGYILRVRKLALEVAKEYYSAREKSGFPAFKKDN; from the coding sequence ATGCTTACATTTCAAGAAATTATTTTAAAACTACATCATTATTGGGCATCTAAAGGTTGTGCAATTGTTCAGCCGTTGGATATGGAAGTAGGTGCTGGAACTTTTCATCCAGCGACAACTCTACGCGCGATAGGTCCAGAGCCATGGACAGCTGCGTATGTTCAGCCATCAAGAAGACCTACAGACGGTCGTTATGGTGAGAACCCTAACCGTACGCAACATTATTATCAATACCAAGTTGTTATGAAGCCATCTCCAGATGATATCCAAGAGTTATATCTTGGTTCACTTAGAGAGCTTGGCATAGATCCACTAGAGAACGATATTCGCTTTGTTGAAGATAACTGGGAGTCGCCAACTTTAGGTGCTTGGGGATTAGGTTGGGAAGTCTGGTCAAATGGTATGGAGATTACTCAGTTTACATATTTCCAACAAGTAGGTGGACTTGAGTGTAAGCCTGTGATGGGTGAGATCACTTATGGTCTTGAGCGTCTAGCTATGTATATTCAAAATGTTGATAGTATGTATGATATTTTATGGGCTAATACGCAAAATGGGCCTTTATATTATCGTGATGTGTTTTTGCAGAATGAAGTTGAGATGTCGACTTATAACTTTGAAGAGGCAAATGTCGAAGAACTTTTCAAACAATTTGATTTATTAGAGAAAGAAGGTTATCGATTAGTTGAAAAAAATCTGCCGATACCTGCTTATGAGTTTGTTTTAAAAGCTTCACATACTTTTAACTTATTAGATGCGCGTCATGCAATATCTGTTACAGAAAGACAAGGCTATATTCTAAGAGTTAGAAAATTAGCTCTAGAAGTAGCTAAAGAGTACTATAGTGCTAGAGAAAAATCAGGTTTTCCAGCTTTTAAAAAAGACAATTGA
- a CDS encoding UDP-N-acetylmuramoyl-L-alanyl-D-glutamate--2,6-diaminopimelate ligase, producing MKRINQILKFLDIKTLSQNNFQIESLYLDSRKCDKKSVFVALKGLSTDGNKYIDSVLAKGVSLVLTDSHEFEDQKRVFYIQNLKEKLSTLAKWFYDYEKPQNIIGITGTNGKTSISSYIAQFLDLSAQKTLLLGTNGNGIYPDLRESTHTTLDILSLYKTISYYKNYQNLVMEVSSHSLDQKRVEGLDFDVAIFSNLSHDHLDYHKTMDNYFEAKAKLFQFKRLKKAIINIDDEYGQRLCNMTQVPVITVSLKSEYADVYIKPKSIEGIKTKFEMFFNGRFVGEYTTKLIGDFNLMNLGLSFASLDGVLDWDCILDLGNIKPVIGRMEVIELDNDIKIVIDYAHTPDALEKALQTLNSYNPNNLWCIFGCGGNRDTSKRPIMAQIAEEYASKIVITEDNNRFESIENIFSDIRKGFKYPQKHIFITSREQAIRFSIENANQGDIILLASKGHECYLDKNGAKEYFDEREIIKNMPEHSL from the coding sequence ATGAAACGTATAAACCAAATATTAAAATTTCTAGATATTAAAACTTTATCTCAAAATAATTTTCAAATTGAGTCTCTATATTTAGATAGTCGTAAATGTGATAAAAAATCAGTGTTTGTAGCTCTCAAAGGTCTATCAACTGATGGTAATAAATATATTGATAGTGTTTTAGCTAAAGGTGTCAGTTTAGTATTAACAGATAGTCATGAATTTGAAGACCAGAAACGTGTTTTTTATATTCAAAATTTAAAAGAGAAACTATCGACCCTTGCAAAATGGTTTTATGATTATGAAAAACCACAAAATATAATAGGTATAACTGGCACAAATGGTAAAACTTCTATCTCTAGTTATATTGCTCAATTTTTAGATTTAAGTGCACAAAAAACGCTACTTTTAGGTACAAATGGCAATGGCATTTATCCTGACTTAAGAGAGAGTACACATACGACATTAGATATATTGTCTTTGTATAAAACTATTTCATATTATAAAAATTATCAAAATCTTGTGATGGAAGTATCTTCTCATTCATTAGACCAAAAGCGTGTTGAAGGCTTAGATTTTGATGTTGCTATATTTAGTAATCTTAGCCATGATCATCTTGATTATCATAAGACTATGGATAATTATTTTGAAGCTAAGGCAAAATTGTTTCAATTCAAAAGACTTAAAAAAGCTATAATAAATATAGATGATGAGTATGGTCAAAGACTGTGTAATATGACACAGGTACCGGTTATTACAGTAAGTCTAAAATCTGAATATGCTGATGTCTATATTAAGCCTAAATCTATAGAAGGTATTAAAACTAAGTTTGAAATGTTTTTTAATGGTAGGTTTGTTGGTGAATATACAACTAAGCTTATCGGCGATTTTAACTTGATGAATTTGGGCTTGAGCTTTGCATCACTTGATGGTGTGTTAGATTGGGATTGTATATTAGATCTAGGAAATATCAAACCAGTGATAGGTCGAATGGAAGTGATAGAGCTAGATAATGATATAAAGATAGTTATTGATTATGCGCATACTCCAGATGCTTTAGAAAAGGCTTTACAAACCTTAAATAGCTACAATCCAAATAATTTATGGTGTATTTTTGGCTGTGGTGGTAATAGAGATACTTCCAAAAGACCTATAATGGCACAAATAGCGGAAGAATATGCTAGCAAAATAGTAATTACAGAAGATAATAATCGTTTTGAGAGTATTGAAAATATATTCAGTGATATTAGAAAAGGATTTAAGTATCCGCAAAAGCATATTTTTATCACCTCTCGAGAACAAGCTATTAGGTTTAGTATAGAAAATGCTAATCAAGGAGATATTATTTTATTAGCAAGTAAAGGGCATGAGTGTTACCTTGATAAAAATGGTGCTAAAGAGTATTTTGATGAACGAGAAATCATAAAAAATATGCCGGAGCATTCTCTTTGA
- a CDS encoding DUF4156 domain-containing protein produces MRMINKKELTLSMVMILLASCSSVELKPIANKVEISRAAPAKDCKFVNTITATQGNFFTGAFTSNNNLQEGAYNKLRNEAAEMGGNYIQLISSQAGNTGEGSGFNGDYNSSYQQTNYTVTGSVYNCPSNNS; encoded by the coding sequence ATGAGAATGATTAATAAAAAAGAGCTAACCTTATCAATGGTTATGATTTTATTAGCTAGTTGCTCATCTGTTGAATTAAAGCCTATAGCTAATAAGGTGGAAATATCTAGAGCCGCTCCTGCAAAAGATTGTAAATTTGTTAATACTATTACAGCCACACAAGGTAATTTCTTTACTGGTGCATTTACATCTAATAATAATTTGCAGGAAGGAGCGTATAACAAATTAAGAAATGAAGCAGCCGAAATGGGAGGTAATTATATTCAGTTAATATCTAGCCAAGCTGGAAATACTGGTGAAGGAAGTGGATTTAATGGTGATTATAATTCTAGTTACCAACAAACTAACTATACTGTAACAGGTTCTGTTTATAACTGCCCAAGTAATAATTCTTAA
- a CDS encoding UDP-N-acetylmuramoyl-tripeptide--D-alanyl-D-alanine ligase: MIKSLKQLAIQAGLEYLGEDVSIQTVAINSNEVRQDCLFVAIVANRDGHEFIPSAIANGAKAILVSKKQGLDIPQVVCGNTIKGLRALAKEYRKSLTMPIISLTGSCGKTSVKEMIVTLLGERKVHFTKGNLNNYLGVPMTILETPHDVDFAVIEAGTNVGGEIKAAADIIQPNIAMITNVGACHLENLKTLDGVMIEKGELLKALPRDGFCIVNLDDERIPNYAKLLECKKISCSMTNPKADILVLDYRATSNSYAFKIRIFSQEYDYQLPNIGKHNLFNSVLAIASVVAVGLEPKDFLQNTQNIKNYKGRFSTEKLSDKLTLIDDTYNASAGAVQAAIEDLAEFDGKKILAISSMRELGDEAENYHRKMGQWLKKANLDKIFLFGEKNLIDYVLAEYSNQNAKYYESKDELNNDLAKILDEYKSQSTKLTVKGARSFKMEEVVKFVKENL; the protein is encoded by the coding sequence ATGATAAAATCACTAAAACAATTAGCAATCCAAGCAGGCTTAGAATATTTGGGTGAAGATGTATCAATACAAACAGTAGCTATAAATTCAAATGAAGTAAGACAAGATTGCTTATTTGTTGCAATTGTAGCTAATCGTGATGGACACGAGTTTATTCCAAGTGCTATTGCTAATGGCGCTAAAGCTATTTTAGTTTCAAAAAAACAAGGTTTAGATATTCCACAAGTAGTTTGTGGCAATACTATCAAAGGCTTACGGGCTTTAGCTAAAGAATATCGCAAATCACTAACTATGCCAATAATATCTTTAACTGGGAGTTGCGGTAAAACATCTGTTAAAGAAATGATTGTAACTCTTCTTGGTGAGAGAAAAGTTCATTTTACTAAAGGTAACCTAAATAATTATCTTGGTGTACCAATGACAATATTAGAAACACCGCATGATGTCGATTTTGCAGTGATTGAGGCAGGTACAAATGTTGGTGGTGAGATAAAAGCTGCAGCTGATATTATCCAACCAAATATAGCGATGATTACAAATGTTGGCGCTTGCCACCTTGAGAACCTAAAAACGCTGGATGGTGTAATGATAGAAAAAGGGGAGCTTCTCAAAGCTTTGCCAAGAGATGGTTTTTGTATCGTAAATCTAGATGATGAAAGAATTCCAAATTATGCTAAGCTGCTAGAGTGTAAAAAGATTAGCTGCTCAATGACTAATCCAAAAGCTGATATTTTAGTATTAGATTATAGGGCAACATCAAATAGTTATGCTTTTAAGATTAGAATTTTTAGCCAAGAGTATGATTATCAACTACCAAACATTGGCAAGCATAATTTGTTTAATAGTGTCTTGGCTATTGCTAGTGTAGTTGCTGTGGGGCTTGAGCCTAAGGATTTCTTACAAAATACACAAAATATCAAAAACTATAAAGGTAGATTTTCAACTGAAAAACTCAGTGATAAACTAACTCTTATAGATGATACATATAATGCAAGTGCTGGCGCTGTGCAAGCTGCAATTGAAGATTTGGCAGAATTTGATGGTAAAAAAATATTGGCTATTAGTTCAATGCGTGAGCTAGGAGATGAAGCTGAAAATTATCATCGAAAAATGGGGCAATGGCTTAAAAAGGCAAATTTAGATAAGATATTTTTATTTGGTGAGAAAAATTTAATAGATTATGTTTTGGCAGAATATTCAAACCAGAATGCTAAATATTATGAATCTAAAGACGAGCTAAATAATGATTTAGCTAAAATATTGGATGAATATAAGTCACAAAGTACTAAGCTAACAGTCAAAGGGGCTAGAAGTTTTAAGATGGAAGAAGTTGTCAAATTTGTTAAGGAAAACTTATAA